CCAGCGCCCCCCGCCACCACCAACTTCTCGACACTATTAGACTTCACCACGGGAATGCCTCTCTTTCCAGGATCGCGCCCGGCAACAACAGGCGCATTATCCCACGTCAGAGAGGCATTCCCGCGGACGCGCACCCCCACCACCCCCACACCCGTGAACAATCAGGGCTAGAGGTATGTCGCCTGAATCATGGGGAGTTCTCCACACTCAATGCGCTGGCTACTGACCGTAGCACGCGGTATAGTCGTGATCGCAGTATAAGCGCCCGCCCAGGCGGGATGAACAGAGAGGTCAACCGATGGCTCAACTTGGAGCAGATGTAGAACAATTGGAGATGCTGGGGCGGAAGTTCGACGAGGAGGCTCAGAAGATTGAGGCCACCATTTCGTCGATAACTTCGCAGGTGGCGGCCACTTGGTGGCAAGGGACAGACGCTGAGCGGTTCCGGAACCAGTGGGAGAGCACCGACACGTCAACCTTGCGGCAGGTGATTCAGCGACTCCAAGCGGCCGCAAACGACTGCCGCAACCAAGCAAACCAGCAGCGCCAGGTGAGCCAGGCCTGAACACGCAATCCGGGCCATGTTGTACGATCCTGGCTGTCTGGAACTCGGCCAGTTCCATCGGTCGGTGCACGGTGCCGGTCATGATGACCGGTGCAATAACAAGCACCGACCGGTGGAGGTCGCCCACCCCCGCTCAATTGCGAAGTGTCCAGTGATGGGGAGTTGTCCACACGTCGTTCGATGGCACGGCGCAGGCGGCTAGACTAGCATGCTGCCATGTGCTTCGATTATCAGACACCTCCGACCAAGGAGATGCGCAGATGAGTCGCTTGGTTCCATCTGACAGTTTGAGCCGCTTCGGAGGTGAACCGGCTGCAATGCGTCGAGCAGCGCAAGCATTTGACGAACAGGCCGAACGAATACGCAACTACGGGGAGGCGATGACAGCAGAAATCAATGACATGTGGTGGCAGGGTCCTGATGCCAACAGGTTCCGTGCAGATTGGGAGAGGATTCACCGCCGGGCAAGTCAGAAGATTTCAGGAGAGTTGGGTCGGCTAGCAGCATGTTTGCGACAAGAGGCCGCCAAGCAAGAGGCGGCAAGCCGTAGCTAATGGCTTGTCCTGTGGTTACGCGTCGAGGAGGAGGCTGAAGGGCAATGGCAATTCTAGGTGCTGATCCTGACCAGCTCGAGTCAACGGCAACTCGGGTGTTGGCTCGAGCCGATGACTACGATGATGCCTGCAACCATATAGCGTATTGGCTCCGCCGGATGGACTGGCAGGGACCCGAAGCGGATCGCTTCCATGCCATGTTTGAGTCACAAGTACGCCCCCAACTTGCTGCCGCCGCAGCGTTCTTGAGGCAAGCTGCCTCAGAATTGCGGATTCAGGCCAGCGCCCAGACCAAGATCAGCCAGACATCCTCGGAGCTTCAAGCACCTACGGACGTTTCGGCCCAGCTTCAGGTCACTCGTTTGCTGGGTGCGCTCGGCACTGGTGGTGGAGTTTTCGGCGTTGGCGTTTCGGCCGAGCTTCAGGTCACTCGTTTGCTGGGTGCGCTCGGCACTGGTGGTGGGTTGTTCGGCGTTGGCGGTTTGGCATACCTCCGCTACGCGAGGGATTTAGTGGCTCCTACTGGGCCAATTGCTCCGCTGGATCCAGATTCCCAGCGTCAGGCCAATAGTTGGCTGGGTGGGCTCGAGACTGGTGCTGGACTTCTCACGACTGGCGCTGGATTGTTCGGCGTTGGCGATTTGGCATACCTCCGCTACGCGAAAGACACGGTGCGGGGCTTTGGTTCTCGCCTACCGGACGCTGGAGTGGGCCGCTTTCTCGGAAGTAAAGTGGCAACCGGCCTTGGTGCGGCTGGCGCCGGAATGGGTCTTCTCAATCTTTTCGAGCATCTCCCTGAAGCCGACGCTGCATGGAAGAAAATGCATGACTCACCTCATCTTCAACCTGAAGACGCTGCGGATTTCGCTGATGCGATAGGAGATTCCCTTCTTGATACGTCATCCCTTCTCGTCGGACCCGCTGCCCCAGTAGGTCTCCTACTGATGTCGTTGGGTTTTGGAGTAAAGGTGGGTGCCCAGCTCGACACGCCAATTATTTGGGCGTGTGACAATATTATCTATCCGGCATGGACGGGACTGACGGATATAGCCGACGCGGCTTGGGACGGAGTGACGGATATAGCCGGCACGGCTTGGGACAGCGGACAGAAGATAGTGAATCGGCTGTGGCCATTCTGAGAGATCCGGTGACGCTCGACTCATGATTGCACCGCGTACATACAGGAGACCGTCAACTCGTGGAGGTTGGTTGTTGTGACGTCGAATGATCAGTTCTTGCCAGAGTTGACTGCTGAGGCGCTCGTGACCTTGGCTGCTGTCTCGGGGGTTCCCCCTGCGCCGTTGGTGTTGTCACAGTTGGGATTCGCTGACGCGAGCGAGATCGAACCGCGTTGGATTCTCGAAGTTGTTGATCGCGGAGCGCGTACTCTAAAGTCGCTCCAAGATTTCACACCATCGAACCCGCAGTGGAGTGAAATGCTGCGGCAGAGCATCCTTGGAATGGGTAATTCGCGCGGGTTCATCATTTTGATACGTTCGGATCAGCAAGAGGTTCGAGTAGTGTATTTGGGAGAAGAACACGTTATCGATGCTGTCACGCCCTACGGCAACCATCGGCTCTGTGTGAGCAAGAATGCTGTGGAGGAGGAACTCGGTTTGTTCTTTGGAGACTGCCCCGACTCGGACAAATACATGATCAATTGTCATCTGGAGCGCTTTGGCAGCGGTGCGACAGCTGCAGTCGGCGAGGATCCCGTGGTGTCTAGGTTGGCCTCGGAAACTGCAGTTGATCATATGGCCACGGTTTGCCGGACTTCGGAAGTCGTGTTCGAGATACTCAAGTGGCGCAGCGTTGACAACCAATTGTTCGTTGTCTCAAACCAGGACAATCAGGTATCATTCAGGTCATCAGGATCCAGAGAAGGCATCGAAACAGTGCTTTCGGCAATTCAGCGGATACAACAAGGCCAGTGATAGAGCCAAACAGGTTCTCGGGCGCGATCCCGGATCTCACACAGCCTACGCAATACCCGCGGGAATTGAATTACGTCGCCGGCGCCTACGTTCGTGCCGACTAACCGGAAGGTCGACGGTTCGGATAGTTTGGTCGCTTCCGTTTGGTGCGCCCTCTTTCCCGTAAGTCAAGTCACTGCCGCAGCGAATTGCTTTGGGCTTTGTGGAGATTCAGCTGTGCCTTGCGTTTCGGTCGATCAGCTTGCTTGACTTTAGGTGGGGGCGTCCTATCAAGTGGTGGACTCTGAGGGTGAGCCTCAGTGATGGTTGCCGACTGTGAGTTCGGCTGTGGCGATGGTATCGCGCTCGGGGTGGAGAAGGCTCATGGAGTCGGGCTGGGCGAAGATCGTCCGGAACAGCGCCGCGGCCATGTGCTGGTGCGACTTGGGCACCACGGCAAGCAGGTTCCGGATAACGTGCATCCGGCAGCACTGGCGGGCCGCTCCCCGGAACCGCCGGTCAGCGGCGGCGGCGAGGCCGCGGTGCGCATCGGATATCACCAGGCGCGCGCCGGCGAGACCCCGGTCGTGCAACGAGCCCAAGAACTGCTGCCAGAACCCTTCGGTTTCGCTGTCGCCAACGTCGCAACCCAGGACCTCTCGGTGGCGTATCGGCGCAGCTTCGAGGTGGCGCTGCGTCACGTCGGCCAGGTCGCCGATCCGTTCCACGTGATCCGCTTGGCGGACAACAGCATCGACGAGGTGCGGCTCCGAACCCAGAACGACACCCTCGATCACCGCTGCCGCAAGGACGACCCGCTGTGGCGAGCGCGACGGCTGCTCATTTCCGCGCATGAGCGGCTCAGCGAGCGCGGCGACGCCAAGCTCCGCGACCTGCTCACCGCGGCGATCCCCGCGGCGAGGTGCGCCTCGCGTGGCACGCCAAAGAGACTCTCCGCGGCCTCGACGACATCGACTGCCTGAAACTCGCCGGCGCGTACCTCACCGAACTCGCCGACGACCTGCAAGACACTGACAGCCCGCCGGCGCTGCGCCGCTTGGGCCGCACCCTGGTCCGCTGGCACACTCACATCGTCAACTGGCACCGCGCCCGCGTATCGAACCCGCTGCCGGCCCGGTCGCAAGAGCCTGCCGATGTGCACTCACATCGGCAACTGGCACCGCGCCCGCGTTTCGAACGGCCCCACCGAGGCGATCATTCTCTGGAGCGTGTCGGGGGGTGTCGTCGATGTCGTTGACGGGCGCGTGGCGGGCGGTCGTGGACGCGTTCTCTGGAGCGTGTCGTTGGAGTCCGCGATGTTGCTGGCGGCGTGAGCTGGACAGCGCTTCCTTCGGCCTGGCCTCGCCGGTCGAGATGCGGTGGAGGTGGCCTGCGAGGGTGCAGCGTGTGGTGATGCCGGTGACCGGCGCCGAGTCTTGGACGGTCGTCGACGACGAATGGGCTCTGGTGGAGCCGGTGGAGCGCTATCTGGCGCATCTGGCAGGCATCGAGCGTTCACCGAACACGGTGAGGGCCTACGCGCACGGTCTGCGGCTTTGGTTCGAGTTCCTCGGGGCCCGTCGCCTGGTCTGGGACA
Above is a window of Deltaproteobacteria bacterium DNA encoding:
- a CDS encoding transposase; amino-acid sequence: MALRHVGQVADPFHVIRLADNSIDEVRLRTQNDTLDHRCRKDDPLWRARRLLISAHERLSERGDAKLRDLLTAAIPAARCASRGTPKRLSAASTTSTA
- a CDS encoding transposase, yielding MIEGVVLGSEPHLVDAVVRQADHVERIGDLADVTQRHLEAAPIRHREVLGCDVGDSETEGFWQQFLGSLHDRGLAGARLVISDAHRGLAAAADRRFRGAARQCCRMHVIRNLLAVVPKSHQHMAAALFRTIFAQPDSMSLLHPERDTIATAELTVGNHH